Genomic segment of Arachis hypogaea cultivar Tifrunner chromosome 11, arahy.Tifrunner.gnm2.J5K5, whole genome shotgun sequence:
caagtaataataatcaataaattataataaatatacaaCATTACATGTTAAATTATATAGTATATAGTATAATAttaagcaaggagaagaaagacaaaGATACAGATGAGCCATAAATGATTTAAGGCAAGAGACATAGGCCTCATATGAAAACCCACATGGCACACAGAGCCagctataacaataataatgggaCTATGACATTATTGACTTGTCTCCACCCCGCCACACTTGACACGTAGCTTTCACTTTCAATAAGGTCTTTCTCCGATGTAGTTTCCGGGAGGATCATAGTTACATGTCATGAACTGACCCTTACCACCATTGCATGTAACCACAGCGCACCCAACTTTCCTAGTTGAGCTCCAAACAACTTGAGTGTAATGTCCACACATTTCACCATTGGCGCAAGAGTTGCGCCAATAGTTGTAGTATTGCCGCTCCGACACCCAAGCGTCGACCGCTTGGGCCGGGCTCCACCCAGTTCCACTCCCCCAAAATATGTTTTCGCCGTACGGTCCGTTCGAATGCTGCAGCGCACAGTCGTTGCGCCTCTGGTTCGCATACCACTGCGCGTAGCGCGTGAGTTTTGCGCTCCACGTCAGCGGACGCAACCGCAGCACGGACCGTGCGGCATTCTGGGGGACTAGAAACTGGCTTGCTAGGCTCCTTTGTCGATTTTGAGTTAGTTGTTGTTGGGCTGGGAGAGTGGCGTCTTGTGCGGCTGATGAGGCCAACAATAGAAGGAGGGTGATGGTGACGGTGGCGAAGCACCACAGAGAATGTGTGGGGTGGCTCATTGTAGCGGTAGAGGTTTGTGAAGAGGGACAATGTGATTCAGTAGGAGAGATAGAAgggatgtgtatatatatataagaaagttTTTACTCATGTTTTGTTTTTTTAACATTATTCCAccaatatcttaa
This window contains:
- the LOC112723525 gene encoding pathogenesis-related protein PR-1, encoding MSHPTHSLWCFATVTITLLLLLASSAAQDATLPAQQQLTQNRQRSLASQFLVPQNAARSVLRLRPLTWSAKLTRYAQWYANQRRNDCALQHSNGPYGENIFWGSGTGWSPAQAVDAWVSERQYYNYWRNSCANGEMCGHYTQVVWSSTRKVGCAVVTCNGGKGQFMTCNYDPPGNYIGERPY